A genomic region of Micromonospora sp. NBC_01796 contains the following coding sequences:
- a CDS encoding penicillin-binding transpeptidase domain-containing protein, protein MRPYQQRTRATSISRRRPVVAALVGLGLVAGLLTACSGSESPEQAVDAFLSGWQDGKLDQLRFVDTQGQGVAGAKVAEEIKVLSGELTAKLRREGEAQVREDAATANLTIDWTLPGGTHWAYPSTVRLKRDTEDHWRIIWEPRMAQEKLTAGDTLTVRRVAAPRGQILDGAGQPIVAARSVVLVGVQPSEVTDVPGLVKNLDAAFKAIRPAISPPIDLADLPARMKEAKPDAFVDVVSLRKEAYQQIKPRIYDLPGTKFREEQRELAPTREFARALLGSVDPALKDDLDANPGVYAEGDLVGHGGLQGQYEKPLRGTPGGTVVISKRNAAGELAPTDQELYRIEPKPGTALKTTLDVKTQNAADAALGPDPHRTALVAIRISDGSVLAAANGPGGGTENLALTAQVPPGSTFKMVSTLGLLDLNAVSLDGPVDCPKNFTVDGRSFKNSNDFELGKVPFRTDFAKSCNTAFAALAPKLGDTGLAEAGRNLGLEAKWDLGVEAFSGKISTGGSAAERAAATFGQGTNLVSPIAMAAATAAVAKGQWQQPKLVLDPAPGAPAPAGPQLKAASVEPLRTMMREVVTVGSATALKDVPGSPVHGKTGTAEYDDNPANTHAWFVGWQGDVAFAVFVEKGGGSGDTAVPIAERFLRNLSPR, encoded by the coding sequence ATGCGCCCGTACCAACAGCGAACCCGCGCAACGTCCATCAGCCGCCGCCGACCCGTCGTCGCCGCGCTCGTCGGGCTGGGCCTGGTGGCCGGGCTACTGACCGCCTGCTCGGGATCGGAGTCGCCGGAACAGGCGGTGGACGCCTTCCTGAGCGGTTGGCAGGACGGGAAACTCGACCAGCTCCGCTTCGTCGACACGCAGGGCCAGGGAGTCGCCGGCGCCAAGGTCGCCGAGGAGATCAAAGTGCTCTCCGGCGAGCTGACCGCGAAGCTGCGCCGGGAGGGCGAGGCGCAGGTCCGTGAGGACGCCGCGACGGCGAACCTGACGATCGACTGGACCCTGCCCGGTGGCACCCACTGGGCCTACCCCTCGACGGTACGGCTCAAGCGTGACACCGAGGACCACTGGCGGATCATCTGGGAACCCCGGATGGCGCAGGAGAAGCTGACCGCTGGCGACACGCTGACCGTACGGCGGGTCGCCGCACCTCGCGGCCAGATCCTGGACGGTGCCGGCCAGCCGATCGTGGCGGCCCGGTCGGTCGTGCTGGTGGGCGTGCAACCGAGCGAGGTGACCGACGTACCGGGCCTGGTCAAGAACCTGGACGCGGCGTTCAAGGCGATCCGGCCGGCGATCAGCCCGCCGATCGACCTCGCCGACCTGCCGGCCCGGATGAAGGAGGCCAAACCGGACGCCTTCGTCGACGTGGTGAGTCTCCGGAAAGAGGCGTACCAGCAGATCAAACCCCGCATCTACGACCTGCCGGGGACGAAGTTCCGGGAGGAGCAGCGCGAGTTGGCGCCCACCCGTGAGTTCGCCCGCGCCCTGCTCGGCTCGGTCGACCCGGCGCTCAAGGACGACCTCGACGCCAACCCCGGCGTGTACGCCGAAGGCGACCTGGTCGGCCACGGCGGCCTACAGGGCCAGTACGAGAAGCCGCTGCGCGGCACACCGGGCGGCACCGTGGTGATCAGCAAGCGCAACGCCGCGGGTGAGCTCGCCCCGACCGACCAGGAGTTGTACCGGATCGAACCGAAGCCGGGTACGGCGCTGAAGACCACGCTCGACGTCAAGACCCAGAACGCCGCCGACGCCGCGCTCGGCCCGGATCCGCACCGTACCGCCCTGGTGGCGATCAGGATCAGCGACGGGTCGGTCCTCGCCGCCGCCAACGGCCCCGGTGGCGGCACCGAGAACCTGGCCCTGACCGCCCAGGTCCCGCCGGGGTCGACCTTCAAGATGGTCAGCACGCTGGGCCTGCTCGACCTGAACGCGGTCAGCCTGGACGGCCCGGTCGACTGCCCGAAGAACTTCACCGTGGACGGGCGGTCGTTCAAGAACTCGAACGACTTCGAGCTGGGCAAGGTGCCGTTCCGGACCGACTTCGCCAAGTCCTGCAACACCGCGTTCGCGGCCCTGGCGCCGAAGCTCGGTGACACCGGGCTGGCCGAGGCGGGCCGGAACCTCGGCCTGGAGGCCAAGTGGGATCTGGGGGTGGAGGCGTTCTCCGGCAAGATCTCCACCGGGGGCTCCGCCGCCGAACGGGCCGCCGCCACCTTCGGTCAGGGCACCAACCTGGTCAGCCCGATCGCGATGGCCGCCGCCACCGCCGCCGTCGCCAAGGGTCAGTGGCAGCAGCCGAAGCTGGTCCTCGACCCCGCCCCCGGCGCACCGGCACCCGCCGGCCCGCAACTCAAGGCCGCCTCGGTCGAGCCGCTGCGGACCATGATGCGCGAGGTGGTCACCGTCGGCAGCGCGACCGCGCTCAAGGACGTCCCCGGCTCGCCCGTCCACGGCAAGACCGGAACCGCCGAGTACGACGACAACCCGGCCAACACCCACGCCTGGTTCGTCGGGTGGCAGGGCGACGTCGCGTTCGCGGTCTTCGTGGAGAAGGGCGGCGGCAGCGGCGACACCGCCGTCCCGATCGCCGAACGCTTCCTCCGCAACCTGTCCCCCCGCTAA